From the genome of Leptospira koniambonensis:
CAAAGAAATAAAGCGATACTTGCTGATAGAACAAATAGAATAGAAAGTCCCAAAACTTGTTTGGAAACTTCTCCCTTTGGCCACCATCTCAATAGCTCAGCTTTGCGAATTTTTGAAAAAGCTAAAAAATAAAAAACTAAGGCAACAATTAGAGTTCCGGGCCAAAGATTTTTAGCATAAGGAAATACATTAATGAAAGTTAATGCACATAATGGAATATTTAAATAGAATAACGACTTCCATTTAAATTGAAATCCGATCAGTAAGAATAGAAACAGAAGGACCGGAACTACGAATAAGGCTCGAACTTCTTCAAAAACTGCAACGCTGAAGACAGTAATTGATAAAAAGATAAAGAAACTTTCACGGCTATTAGATTTGTATTCAGGTAAATCGATTCTGCCGGTTTCTGAAAAATTCATATCAATACTTTGAAAGTTTATTCAAAGAGTTGAATATCTTTAATACATGCATTAGGACCAATATTTTCGAATGTCCCTTGCACTGCCCAAATCCAAATTCCATTTGGAT
Proteins encoded in this window:
- a CDS encoding CPBP family intramembrane glutamic endopeptidase; amino-acid sequence: MNFSETGRIDLPEYKSNSRESFFIFLSITVFSVAVFEEVRALFVVPVLLFLFLLIGFQFKWKSLFYLNIPLCALTFINVFPYAKNLWPGTLIVALVFYFLAFSKIRKAELLRWWPKGEVSKQVLGLSILFVLSASIALFLWFYLLDPDISDIKENFPKGEIPLLITAGLGFAIINAIAEEFLFRGILFESLLTAGLSLFWALLFQAISFGILHLYGFPRGWVGIVLAGIYGLMTGLIRILSKGIYYPVLVHFFADITIAGIVLFFAK